The genomic region cagccaatgagagctgaaGAATTGAAGCTTGGGGTAGAGTgtgggagcagcatgcagagaccccctggccctggccacccCTGTACCTAGGATCCAGACTTGctgccacttccaggagccacacggagccagggcaggcagggagcattgTGCAAAAACGTATACAGGTAGGGTCTTGTATGAAAGCTTGTAGTGGTCTGAACTGGATGGTCAAGCTGAGGTATGAATACAGACTGTGGTTATGAAACTCTGTCTTATGCTCATGACTAGTACTACAAATCCCAACTCCAcacagcagggagtggggggtcctCCCAAGCCTGTTGTGTACACAACACAAACCAAGCTAGgggctgtcaaggctgattccacACTCTGGCACTTTGGAGCCTGCAAGGACTCCAAACATTAATatttgccactccaggctggtaatgctgccaccacccaagtgaaaaCACTGCCTTCTGCCAATTGTAGCAGGACAGTCACCccgctctggccctgaaggggttaaagtccagccctgggagagggctggggctgagagccaagaAGAAGAGGCTGGGacgcagccaatcagggccaggctgggccctataaaagagCTGCCAGGCCAGACGGCAGGGAGTCGCTCTCCAGCcttggagggagaagggcctgaCTGCCTGGGAACAGAGGGTACCTGAggctgagcagtgctggggaaaggcaagaggagctggggaactccagcctggcaactccccaggctgaggcttTGGTAAAGGCCTGAGGAGGTACTAGGGCtccagaggggcagcctggggataggcagaggcagctgatcCAACCTCTTTGCCAGTGATGGGCGGCCATTGCAGACATCAGTCtgcccagtgagcgggggctagatgatgacttgGAGTTAATTGGAGTTAATGGGGAAACACTGAAACAACGTGAAACTGAAACgaaattctctctcacacacacaggcctCTATACAACCCCCCCAAGAACAAGCAGTTACCCACTGCTACTCTAGCAACGGGCTTCCCCCAACCTTAGCTTGGCTGCTGCCCCGcagtcccaacccagagccccctatGATCTGAGCCCTGGGATTCTCCCCACAGTGCCTGGCCTGTCTGAGCGATGCCCTGCCGGGTTTTCACCACTAGATCATGCTCCATGCAGACTTGTCCCAGTAAAGCTCTGGAAGCTGCCAGAGGCACGTTAAAAGGATCTCCGTGTAGCTAGCAGCCACGCAGCCCTGGGTAGCGAATGCCAGGCACTGAGCGAAGAATCCCGATGGGAtgcctgctctcccctgctgACAGGGCCTGGGAACAGGACACCTGGGGCAAGGCTTCGCCTGGATTTGCGTCAGACAGTTAGCTCCCAGGAGCGTGGTGAGCAGCGTACCCAAGGGTGAAAATATCATTCAAATACTTGGCTGACTCAGGCACTTTGCCACAGCGGAGACAACGAAGCGGCTGTTCCTCATCCTGGTCCCGTGACAGTGGTGAGTGTGTCTGAGCCGGGGAACGGCTTTTCTTTAGGGACAGAGGGACTGTCAGACCAGGTTAAcccaaggtccatccagcccaagcTCTGATCTGAGGCTCTGGTACCAGCTCTTTCATAGGACGCACGGTACAAGAAACCCTACAGAGGGGAGCTAAGAGTTTATCTGCCTTTGGTGGGTCCTTTCTCCCTAACCTCTCCCAGTTTGGGATCACCTCATTCCCTGATCAGGAGAGGATACCCCCCTTCCTGCTTTGTACAACCCCCCTGATTTCATGCTGGCTGTCATCTGTGCAGGCGCTCTGGACGTTGACTTTCCTGCGTGGGCAAGTGTTGGAACTGGAACTGAAATCATGCAATAGACACACGGGCCAACAGGGTCAGCTTCCAGCATCGTTCAGTGGTTTGTGACACTCGGCATCTCTCCAGCACGCCCTTCCTGCATCCAGCAGGCTGATGATGGGTGACAAGAGGAGAACCCAGGCTAGATAGATAATGTGCAAGAGAGAACAGTGGTGTGTATagggatagatagagagatagatagataatctATAGTGATTGGTCAGGAGGTGACAGACTGGTAATCAGGCTATTTATCTACCTACATTAGCAGGACATTGTTCACAGATGATGTGAGAGGAGACAAGATGAGAGGAAGGACGGTCCAGCAGTGAAGTCACGAGCCATGAATCTGAGAAACCTGAGTTTAAATCTCCTGCTCTGATGCGGGCTTCCTGTGTGTCTTTGAgctgttctgtgcctcagctcaTAGTCTGTAAATCCAGGGATGCTAAACCGTGGGAGAGgtattttgaggaaaaaaaacatttaaaagtctGAGGCTCTCACATGCAACAGCCACAAGGTCTAGATAGATACCGAAGGGGACGAATAATCGCCGTGCTATGGCTTGCAACGAGGGGCCGGTGGAAGACTAGTGTGAAAGGACCTCTGAGTTATGGTGACATGCTACTCCATTGAACtgagtgtgggagagagagagagacagagagacagacagagagacagacagacagacacatactGGGGTAACTTCTGCTCTGATTCGCGCTGCTCTAGCTACTGTTGCTCTGCATAGGGGGGAAGCAGATGGAGCCAGGAAACCAAACGCCAGTGACGGAATTCATCCTGGAGGGTCTCCCAAACACCAGGGAGCTTccctctctcttcttcctcctcttcctcctcctctaccTGCTCACCCTGCTGGGCAACACCCTCACCCTCCTGACTGTGCTCTGCGATCCTCGACTCCATGCCCTGCCCATGTACTGCTTCCTTGGTCACCTCTCCTTCCTCGATGCCTGCCTCTCCTCCGTCACCGTGCCCAAGATCCTGGCTGGCTTGGTGGGGCCCGGTGGCAGGGCCATCTCCTTCGGCGGCTGCGTGGCGCAGCTCTATGCCTTCCATTTCCTGTGCAGCACCGAGTGCTTCCTCTATACGGTAATGGCTTACGACCGCTTCCTGGCCATCTGCCACCCCCTGCGCTACAGCGTGGTGATGAGCAGAAAGACCTGCCTGTGGCTGGCAGCCGGCACTTGGCTCACCGGCTCAATCCATGCCATGATCCAGGCCTTCCTGACCTTTCGCCTGCCCTACTGTGGCCCCAATCACGTGGAATACTTCGTCTGCGACATCCCCGCCATGCTGAAGCTGGCCTGCGCCGACACAGCCACCAATCAAGTCGTCATTCTGGCCAACATTGGGGCAGTGGTGGCCAGCTGCTTCCTGCTCATCTGCGTTTCTTATACCTACATAGCCTCTGCCATCCTGAAGATCCGCACGGCCCAAGGGAGGCAGCGGGCGTTCTCCACCTGCAGCGCCCACCTCACCCTGGTGCTGCTGTATTATGGGCCCCCAGTCTTCATATACCTGCATCCCTCTTCGAGTCAAGCATCCGACGGGGTAGTGGCTGTATTCTATACTGCAGTCACCCCTCTGCTGAACCCCTTTATATACACCCTGAGAAACAAGGAGATGAAAAAGGCCTTGAGGAAACTGATTTGTGGACAAACACTTTCTCTGCATGCATAAGATAGATCCAACTCCTGGGAGACTTGCAAAGAAACCCAAGGACACAAGGTGCCCATCTCCCATGAGTGCAGGGTTCTCCTAGACCCTTATGGTAGGCCAGCCAAAACTTCTCTTCTATCTGGCCACTTTAGGAGGTTGTCATCTTCAATGCCATTCACTCCTTGAGGCTAGCCAAAGCTCTCCAGTCAGCGCCTAGATTATTGTTCACAGTCTGAGCTCAATGGTGGTAGTTTTTCAAGGTGGAGGAGTCAATGAGGAGGTGTCTCTCTCCCAGTGGGGGGGCTCAGCTGAGTTTCCCTGTAACAACAGTGTAACCGGTGAGGATCTAATCGCCTGGTACAATCAGCCCCGGGGCTGCCCCACCAGCCATTTCCTGGGGCTATAACTCCTCAGAGAAAGCAGGCCAGTTCAAACCGTTCACTGACTCATCCAGCCAGTCTCCGCTGCTGCATCTCATGGGCATGGAGATGGACTAGTTCAGCGTTGAGCACTGTGCTGGATTGACACAGCCATGGAAATTAACCACCCCAAATCTCTGTTATTGCAGAATTAAGGGTGCCCAGTTCACAGCGAGTGGCTGCACTGAATTCTGCATTAATCAACTTTTTGGACAGTTAATGTTGTTTTTCTGCTTCCCTTGGGGTTGCTGGGAGGCTAAATCCATGACAGATTTGCGAGTTGCTCAGACATGTCATCAGTGGGGTGAGGTGAGTCGGATCAACTCAGCGTCACTTTGCTGTATTCTGAATAAAGGGACCTGAGTGATGAGATGTGGAGTAGAAGTGAGTTTCCCCAGGGAACTGGATGAAGTGCTCTCCCAGAGCTGGATCAGCCAAGCGGAACAGGCTTTGGAAGGAATCCCAACAACTGGAGACCCTGGTTTTAttgctcattacaacaattttgTAACATAATGTGGTGCCTGCTAAACTTCCTTTGTCCTTTGCCTGCAGAGATGTTAAAAGTGACGGCTTCATtgcaagtgacaggtttcagagtagcagccgtgttagtctgtatcagcaaaaaggaaaggaggacttgtggcaccttagagactaacaaatttgttagtctgtaaggtgccacaagtcctccttttcttttttcattgcaAGTGGTCTCCTACAACATGTGTGAACCCCTTATGATAAAGTATCTCATACAACATACGACCTGAAGAGAAGTGACAGTCTGACCATTTTAACTATTGCTGAAGCTGTGTTATCTTCCTTAGggttttattcttttacttatttcGGTTGTATCTGGAGAATAGCAATAATAAAACTCCagaccattgaaatcaaagggaggatctgggccaaagttctttgtatttagctgtgacactctggttcCCTCCTCCAGAGGTGGGCAAGAGCTCTGtctagctcgaaagcttgtcccctccaccaacagaagttgcccCAATGAAAGGTGTTCTCtgacccaccttttctctctcagaTCCTGGGGCCACCATGGCTACAACACGGCAAACAATATCTCATCTATCCATCGAGCTCCCTTATTTCGTCTCACTCATACGAAGAGAATTGAAAACTAGCTATAACAATGACTGCAGTACATTTCTTCCCCGTGGAATCCTGTCTTACATTTATTGGATGCTGAATGTTAATAAAAACGGATACCTTTTTTCAGTAGAAAGCCTGTGCAAGGTTTTAAACAGTATTTCCAGTTGTTGCCTGATTCTTTGTAATGATTAATCATAGCTGGATTGATTGCCAGTCCTGAGGATTTTTCACCCAAAGACTTGAAACTGCTTGGAAAATGTTAACTAAATAACCCACCTGTGAGGTGCCTCACTGCCTTTTGAAGGgtagccacctctgaggtgggaCACCGTGGCTGTTTTACAGTGCACTATAACGGTGCATTACAGTAGAGGAAGAAGAGCCCTGTACCAAGTTCAGACCAAAAGAGTGAACAGAAGAAGGCAGAATGAGACAAACTGAGTCTGAGTTTGGGCTGGACACCAGCTCTGAGGAAAAGTGACAAGGCCACTAGGAGCAGAGAGTTGGTTTCAAGTTTAACCCAAAAGAGGGAAATTCCCAATGCATCATGCCCCCTAGCACCACACTGGGGCATTGAGGTCAGCATCGACTGCGAGGGGCCAGTGCCCCCTACTGGACCTCCCACCTCACTCCCTGAAGCACACCGTCACACTGGGACTCAGAGCCATTCCCCAGCAGGGTCAGCGCCAGGAGCGGGAAGGGAGTTCAGAGTCACTGCCCCTTTGACACTTGGCACCTCCGACAAGCAATACAACGGGCTGGGAGCTGGTGCCCGATGTCTCAGTGTTTCCACTCGTATGCgccctgggagtggggtgggccaCTGCCAGGTACTGTTACTGAGCCAATCGAATGCCCCCTTTGCGCTAATGACCCTCAGCCATTAGTGGACTGGAACCAGTGCCCCATATGCCATTCCCATATTCACTAGCTCAGGGCCAGATTGGAGCTGAGGTGGCACCCCTTAATGGAGAAAGGCCCCATATCCTATTCctaaccccctgagccagctagACCCCTTGGCCTTGGTCCAGATCAGAGCCAGCTGCCCCTAGAGGGGAGAAGCCTCATATTCCATTCCCCACCCTGCACCACCACCCGAGCCAGCCCATCCCCCTGCTCTAGGACCGGATTGGAGCTGGTGCCCCCAAGAGGGGGAAGGCCCCGTATCCCATTTCCAGACCATCCATGAGCCATCTGGCTGTCACAGGGTGTTTAACTGTGATGTGCCACTCTGTACTTGTCTTTACCATCCATTTGTGAGGGATTGTTGCTGAGAAATTCTCCACGGAACCCGGGTCCATTTCATTGGCCGGAGTAAATCAGCGGAGTCCCACTGAACTCGACTGGTCTTgggctgatttaccccaggtGGGGATCTGGTGTTAGATGTCTCCTTCTGCTTGTTACATTGTAATTGTTCTCCAGGGATTTTTGGCCTTGCTAATGTCTCACCTTGACGTAGCTCCCCTCTGCACGCAGCCGGGTTTCATTTAGCTACAATTCCCTTCTCTTTCCAAACATACACTCACTGTTTGCCAACATTTCTGCTGCGGCTAACAAGCCCCATAGGGACAATAATTCAAAGTTCTCCCTAATTAGCCCTGGGGATTACATACTTTGCAAGCAGGGAGCAAAGGCAACAATTAAAAAGTCAAAGCAGGGAGGAACTGCAAGTTTTTTAACAAGCCTCAATGGGTACCAGAAATCACGTGGTAACACTTTGACCAAGCAACAGGGAAACACACTGCACAGCTCCTTAAAACTCTAGTTACAGCTGTGCAGCTTTGCGGATCTGTCTGCTTCACAGCCAGCGGCGGGCCGGAGGCTCAGCAGCCGTATTTTGGCTactctgatttacagcagctggggatctggcacCACGGAGTTTATTATAACTACACCAGTGCACCCAGCTACAGGTGTGGCCTGTTGACTCCAATGGTGCTAGGCCGATTTCCAGCCACCGGTCATCCAGCCCCTGTCTATTCTGGGCCCTTAATTCtaaattccctgttctgttcattccctctggggcacctgggatcgccactgtcggcagacaggacaaaggcaagatggacctttggtctgacccagtctggccgttcttatgttcttatgtacttttTATGAAGACAAAACTGTTCTGTGTAGAAGGATAAAGTGTCTCACACAAAATAAGAAGAGAGATGACAGACTGTCCATTTTTACTATTGCTGCAACGACCAGGGTTACATTCCGTAGGgctgtggttctcagccaggggtacacgGGGGcaggcagaggtcttccagggggtacatcagctgaAATGTCAGTacactatttatattccaattgatttgttttatggttaaaaatgagaaagttggcCCTTTTTCAGCAACACTtgtgtgtttttatgtctgattttgtaagcaagttgtttttaagggaagtgaaacttgggggtacacaagacaaatcagactcctgaaaggggtacagtcgtctggaaaggtggagagcCACTGCCTGAGGGCTTTATGCTATTACTTTTCTCCATAGTCTCAGCACCTCCCATATAAAAAAAACGGGAGGGGTGATACTAAATGAGAACAAGGACACTGCTGATGGGAGCCAGGGTGTGCCTCAGGAAAGCAGGCCACTAATAACAATGAGACTCACGTCTTAGATCTCCCAGGCTCCGGCCTTGTGTTTTAACTACAAGGTTGCTATTAGCACCCCATCCGCTCTGGACAAAGCTGAACACCCAGATGCAATTCCTTCCCCCCAGGTTAGTTTTATACAATGAACGATAGGGACCGACACCTTCTGAAACAgggagtttaaggccaaaagggaccctTAGATCATCTGGTATCATCGCCCACGTCACACAGGCTGGAGAGTTTCTCTCAGTAGCCCCTGTATTAATCTCAATAAATTGTGCATGGCTAAAACATCTTCCTGAAGAGCGTCCAGTgctgatctgaagacttcaagagatgggaAATCCACCCCATCCCTTGATAGTTGAGTCCAATAgttaatcaccttcactgttaaaacaaaacaaaactgtaggTCTTATTTCTGAGCTTGGAAGGAtcagatttttattggtaaatgtttgTAAACATCAAtttccccatgcacacacacaaaccaatggaAAATATTTCTAACCATAAAAACTGAAATTTACCGATAGACAAAAGTAAGGAAAATTTAAGGATATTGACCTTTTATATTTTCACATGTGATGTCGACCCTCCCACTACTAATTTTGTACAAATAgatcaaataattttaaaaatgcttaaaaataccCATGGACAGGATCCATCCAACCTGAATTCTGCCAACCCTACTTATTTCACATTTGTCTGTCTGTAACGTCCAGCTATTGTTTCTCATCCTGCCTTTCTCTGCAAGAACATAGGAAAACAACTTGGCCTGGCGGACAGAGCTTCGGTGCAGACAGTGGAAGGGTTTTATCATTATTGGCAGTAGTGCCGAGGGGGTGTAGACACCCAGACACACAGTCTAGTCTCTTCCCTAAAGAACCGACAGTCTAAGGGTAacttcctgactctgccactaatGGCTgcatgaacttgggcaagtcctttctgctttctgtgcgtctgttttccctcccacttctggtctgcctttccctgctgcataaGTAATCTCTTGGGGGTAGGGAGCCTTTGTCACTATCTGTTTTTACAGCACCCATCAGGCTCCCTATAgaggcataagaacataagaatggccagattgggtcagaccaaaggtccatctagcccagtatcctgtctgccgacagtggccaatgccaggtgtcccagagggaatgaacagaacagataatcatcaagtgatcatcccctgttgctcattcccagcttctgggaaacagagtcTAGAGACACTtccatgcccatcctggctagggtgaccagatgtcccgattttatagggacagtcctggtatttggggctttttcttatataggctcctattacccctcaccctctgtcccgatttttcacacttgctatctggtcaccctaatcttgactaatagccattgatgcgcCTATCCTCCATGAGGCCCTTAGGCGCTTGTTGAAATAATCACAGTATGGCACTAGCCTATtgtggagatgggacactagggCCCAGCAGATCCTCCAAGCCATTCTCAGGCTAAACCTTAGGGTAAAACCAGGCCCCTTCTCCATATCCCttaccctctgctgccccttagTGGCTATTCCAGTCCAACCACTTACAGCCATGTCAATCTGCGTTTCACTGAAATGCTGTTTGCATTCACTTCccctcatctttttttttttaaattcctgatATATTTCTTTGCCTGACAGTGAGACAGGTTGATGTTTCACCTTGTACTCTCATGGGCCAGCTGCTTATAACCATCTGTATGGCTTCCCTGATGTCGGTGTATGTGCGCTACATCAATATTCCTTAAACCACTTCCTTAGGTAAGTTGCTCCAAAGGCTAATCATGATTACAGAACTCctggctaggaaggagtactgcagaaagggatctaggggtcatagtggatcacaagcta from Natator depressus isolate rNatDep1 chromosome 13, rNatDep2.hap1, whole genome shotgun sequence harbors:
- the LOC141997633 gene encoding olfactory receptor 10S1-like, with amino-acid sequence MEPGNQTPVTEFILEGLPNTRELPSLFFLLFLLLYLLTLLGNTLTLLTVLCDPRLHALPMYCFLGHLSFLDACLSSVTVPKILAGLVGPGGRAISFGGCVAQLYAFHFLCSTECFLYTVMAYDRFLAICHPLRYSVVMSRKTCLWLAAGTWLTGSIHAMIQAFLTFRLPYCGPNHVEYFVCDIPAMLKLACADTATNQVVILANIGAVVASCFLLICVSYTYIASAILKIRTAQGRQRAFSTCSAHLTLVLLYYGPPVFIYLHPSSSQASDGVVAVFYTAVTPLLNPFIYTLRNKEMKKALRKLICGQTLSLHA